TGGCCAAATTATTGGGATTTTCCCGGTGGTGGACGAGAAGGCGGCGAAAACGCAGTAGAATGTACACTGCGGGAAACCCGTGAAGAAGTGGGTATTGAACTGACCCCGTCGGCGCTTGAGTGGGCGAAGCTTTACCATCGCGAGAATCACTTCACATGGTTTTTCGCTGCAACGCTGCCGGCGGCAAGCATCTCGGCCATCCATCTGGGAGAAGAAGGACAAAGTTGGCGATTGATGACGCCTCGAGAATACCTGACGCATTCTCGCGGCATCCCCCATTTCCAAACCCGGCTGGCGGACTATCTGGCTGCCTGATCAGCGGTTGGGTTGTTTTGCCTGTACCGAAGACATCTCCGCCACAATAGCTTGCGCAGCAGCGCGGGGGTCCGGAGATCTCCACACCGGACGACCGACTACAATATGGTCCACGCCGTCGGCTACAGCGTTGGCGGGTGTCGCGACGCGTTTCTGATCGCCAAGATCGGCTCCGGCAGGGCGCACCCCGGGGGTCACAATCAAACGTCCTTCACTCTCTGGCAGCGCACGAATCAAAGCAGCCTCTTGCGGCGAGGCGATAACGCCGTCTGCACCAGCATTGAATGCATTGCCCGCACGTTCGATCACCAGATCTTTTACATCGCCGTCCTTTATCAGGCATCCGTCCAGATCGTTGCGGTCCAACGACGTCAGAATGGTCACACCCAAAATCTTCAGGTTGCTACCCGCTGCGCCTTCTTTGGCGGCTTTCACCACATGCGGATCGCCATGCACGGTAAGGAAATCCAGGTCAAACTGGGCCAGTCCACGAACTGCGGCTTCGACTGTCGCGCCAATATCGAAGAGCTTCATATCAAGGAAGATTTTCTTCCCGTGTTCATCCTTCAACTCATTGGCCAAAGCCAGCCCACCACCTGTCAGCATCCCGAGGCCAATTTTGTAGAAAGACACCGCATCGCCAATCGTTTCGGCCAGCTTCAATCCCTCCAGGGCGTTGGGTACATCTAAGGCGACGATCAGGCGGTCATCTGCGGTCATTGGAAAACTCCGTTGCTGGCGCTGGGGAAACTTGACGGTTCAATACTGTCGGCAAGTCTCGCTCGCAACCCTCAGCGGTTTCCATACAGCCACTCCATGTCGGGCTTCTCGGTGCAATACCAGTGAACCCAGATATAGCAATGTTGGAAAAAGGCCACGACCAGAGCGTTCCAGCTGTCGAACACCAGTGCAATCCCCCACATACCGAGAAACGCGAGGCCGTACATTGCGTTGCTGGTGAACTTGAACGCGCCTTCGCTGACCATTGGCATCCTGACAATTTCATCCCGGAAGTGGTCACCTCCGACTGCGCGGCGAATTGTGAAATACTTGAATACGGAATGCATGACCCACCCAGCAAGACCGATGAACGCCACGCCAACCAACCATTCGGCCCATCGAGGTTCGTTCAAGGAAGTATCGTCGGCCCACCCAGTCAGGATCACGGTTACCGGTCTGGCGACAAGCAGCGGTAGAAAAATTCGCGTCCAGATTTCGAGGTCCCGCTCTCCCAAAATGCGCGACAACAGTGCTCGATGAAGTTGCAGCCGAAATACAAAGGCTACGACGACTTGATGAACAATCGCCAGAATGATGGAAATCTTGGCCCATTGTGGAGCCGTGAGCCAAAGTAAGCGCGGACCCTCGTCCGCAGGGCTCAAAAGCGCGAATGCGCCAACGGTTAGCAACAAGGCCAGCCCCAGATGCTGTGGCTGGCCCTCGATAATGTCACGCCAATCGGAACGCGCTCGGATAGTGGAAAGCGATGTCATACCGACAGTCTCGACTGGCAGACCGAGACTGTCCAGTCCCTCGCTATTGGGCCGCTTCGGGCATCAGCCCCGGAGCAAACGAAAGTTCTTCTCTACCTGTACGGATTTCCGGCATGCGGCTGATCTGGCGCAGAGCTTCGCGGATAAGGGCCAGTCGCCCCTCACCTTCGCGGCGTTCAGCTGCCGCCGGTACCTGGCACAACAGTCTTACGTCCCGCAATTCGCTGCTCAAAGAAACAACAGCCGACAACTCGCCAAGAGTCTGACGATACGTCGGGTTGGAAATATGAATGTCGGTCACATGCATAGTGTGGCCTCCTTATAGTGTACTGCGTCACTGGCTACTGTGTCTCTGAAATGGGGCGAAATTGGACGGCAGTTAAGGTTTCTTTAAGCCTTTCATTCCCCTCAACCGTTGGGAGAAATGGCCGAATGCCATATTCTCGCCCCCAATTCTTGAAACCGCGCATGTGTCCTCCCACATCGGATGTGAGGCCCAAAATGGGACGCGCCGCCAAGCGGGCGTTCCGACATCAGGGCGCTTGGAAAAAGGAGAAAACCATGGACTTGAGCAAGTTCACGGAGCGGTCTCGCGGCTTCGTTCAGGCAGCGCAGACAATCGCGATGCGGGAAAGCCACC
The DNA window shown above is from Shimia isoporae and carries:
- a CDS encoding methyltransferase, translated to MTSLSTIRARSDWRDIIEGQPQHLGLALLLTVGAFALLSPADEGPRLLWLTAPQWAKISIILAIVHQVVVAFVFRLQLHRALLSRILGERDLEIWTRIFLPLLVARPVTVILTGWADDTSLNEPRWAEWLVGVAFIGLAGWVMHSVFKYFTIRRAVGGDHFRDEIVRMPMVSEGAFKFTSNAMYGLAFLGMWGIALVFDSWNALVVAFFQHCYIWVHWYCTEKPDMEWLYGNR
- a CDS encoding NUDIX hydrolase; its protein translation is MSITAAAWTDRSFRGTKLMLFAGGKLVTLLRDNNPSIPWPNYWDFPGGGREGGENAVECTLRETREEVGIELTPSALEWAKLYHRENHFTWFFAATLPAASISAIHLGEEGQSWRLMTPREYLTHSRGIPHFQTRLADYLAA
- the pyrF gene encoding orotidine-5'-phosphate decarboxylase, whose translation is MTADDRLIVALDVPNALEGLKLAETIGDAVSFYKIGLGMLTGGGLALANELKDEHGKKIFLDMKLFDIGATVEAAVRGLAQFDLDFLTVHGDPHVVKAAKEGAAGSNLKILGVTILTSLDRNDLDGCLIKDGDVKDLVIERAGNAFNAGADGVIASPQEAALIRALPESEGRLIVTPGVRPAGADLGDQKRVATPANAVADGVDHIVVGRPVWRSPDPRAAAQAIVAEMSSVQAKQPNR